A single genomic interval of Sebastes umbrosus isolate fSebUmb1 chromosome 11, fSebUmb1.pri, whole genome shotgun sequence harbors:
- the LOC119496391 gene encoding calcium homeostasis modulator protein 6-like — MENNFKTFLNIANKQSNLGFGLVALLTAGGERIFSSAVFMCPCNELNFVYGMVFLLVPALALLLLGFILNKNTWKLFTGLCRRPQSGSPRCRWKKLTAACTAFIQVSMTAVVAPASWIAVALLNGSYYECAMTGFNVTAYNKLLCGDKSSGCERGLHKLPCRTGSSEDRDDVLLRMRAQSQILGWLLIASVMLSNLLLTCVGRCTSPVSYLQLKFWRAYVEEECNMFDSKTAEHAKELAKRNLESFFSQTPPKNIITPSNKDWEKISSLYKFSTKDHYYSTLHRYAEDYDETGNGKIRKGSVMSSEPAETTPSVFDFVDGGGA; from the exons ATGGAGAACAACTTTAAGACGTTCCTGAACATCGCCAACAAACAGAGCAACCTGGGTTTCGGGTTGGTGGCTCTGctgacagcaggaggagagcggATCTTCTCCTCGGCGGTCTTCATGTGTCCCTGCAATGAGCTGAACTTCGTCTACGGCATGGTGTTCCTGCTGGTGCCCGctctggctctgctgctgctgggtttCATCCTGAATAAGAATACGTGGAAGCTGTTCACGGGTCTGTGCCGGCGGCCCCAGAGCGGATCTCCGCGGTGCCGCTGGAAGAAGCTGACCGCGGCCTGCACGGCCTTCATCCAGGTCAGCATGACCGCGGTGGTGGCGCCGGCCAGCTGGATTGCCGTGGCTCTGCTCAACGGGAGCTACTATGAGTGCGCGATGACCGGGTTCAATGTGACCGCCTATAACAAACTTCTGTGTGGAGACAAAAGCTCTGGGTGTGAGCGAGGGCTGCACAAGTTGCCCTGTCGGACCGGCAGCAGTGAGGACAGAGATGATGTTCTGCTCCGCATGAGAGCTCAGTCTCAG ATTCTGGGTTGGCTGCTCATCGCCTCTGTCATGTTGTCCAACCTGCTGCTGACCTGTGTGGGTCGCTGCACCTCACCCGTCAGCTACCTGCAGCTCAAGTTCTGGAGAGCGTATGTTGAGGAGGAGTGCAACATGTTTGATTCGAAGACCGCTGAGCACGCCAAAGAGCTCGCTAAGAGGAACCTGGAGAGCTTCTTCAGCCAGACACCGCCTAAAAACATCATCACCCCTTCCAACAAGGACTGGGAGAAGATCTCCTCCCTCTACAAGTTCAGCACCAAAGACCACTACTACAGCACCTTGCATCGGTATGCGGAGGACTATGATGAGACCGGCAACGGGAAGATTAGGAAGGGTTCGGTCATGTCAAGCGAGCCTGCTGAAACCACCCCTTCTGTTTTTGATTTTGTAGACGGTGGCGGGGCTTAG
- the calhm6 gene encoding calcium homeostasis modulator protein 6 produces the protein MEKNFKTFLNIANKQSNLGFGLVALLTAGGEQIFSSAIFKCPCNELNFVYGMVFLLVPALALLLLGFILSKKTWKLFTGLCRRPQSGSPRCRWKKLTAACTAFIQVSMTAGVAPASWIAVALLNGSYYECAMTGFNVTAYNKLLCGDKSSGCERGLHKLPCRTGSSEDRDDVLLRMRAQSQILGWLLIASVMLFNLLLTCVGRCTSPVSYLQLKFWRAYVEEECNMFDSKTAEHAKELAKRNLESFFSQTPPKNIITPSNKDWEKISSLYKFSTKDHYYSTLHRVAEDRKTGDEMMRIGSVISSEPAETHPVFDFVDSSGA, from the exons ATGGAGAAGAACTTTAAGACGTTTCTGAACATCGCCAACAAACAGAGCAACCTGGGTTTCGGGTTGGTGGCTCTGctgacagcaggaggagagcagaTCTTCTCCTCGGCGATCTTCAAGTGTCCCTGCAATGAGCTGAACTTCGTCTACGGCATGGTGTTCCTGCTGGTGCCCGctctggctctgctgctgctgggtttCATCCTGAGTAAGAAGACGTGGAAGCTGTTCACGGGTCTGTGCCGGCGGCCTCAGAGCGGATCTCCGCGGTGCCGCTGGAAGAAGCTGACCGCCGCCTGCACGGCCTTCATCCAGGTCAGCATGACCGCGGGGGTGGCGCCGGCCAGCTGGATCGCCGTGGCTCTGCTCAACGGGAGCTACTATGAGTGCGCGATGACCGGGTTCAATGTGACCGCCTATAACAAGCTTCTGTGTGGAGACAAAAGCTCTGGGTGTGAGCGAGGGCTGCACAAGTTGCCCTGTCGGACCGGCAGCAGTGAGGACAGAGATGATGTTCTGCTCCGCATGAGAGCTCAGTCTCAG ATTCTGGGTTGGCTGCTCATCGCCTCTGTCATGTTGTTCAACCTGCTGCTGACCTGTGTGGGTCGCTGCACCTCACCCGTCAGCTACCTGCAGCTCAAGTTCTGGAGAGCGTATGTTGAGGAGGAGTGCAACATGTTTGATTCGAAGACCGCTGAGCACGCCAAAGAGCTCGCTAAGAGGAACCTGGAGAGCTTCTTCAGCCAGACACCGCCTAAAAACATCATCACCCCTTCCAACAAGGACTGGGAGAAGATCTCCTCCCTCTACAAGTTCAGCACCAAAGACCACTACTACAGCACCTTGCATCGGGTTGCAGAGGACCGGAAGACCGGCGACGAGATGATGAGGATTGGTTCGGTCATATCAAGCGAGCCTGCTGAAACCCATCCTGTTTTTGATTTTGTAGACAGTAGCGGGGCTTAG
- the LOC119496395 gene encoding calcium homeostasis modulator protein 5-like, with protein MDNFQTVLRFFMNQKATIGYSFMALLTIGGERVFSMVSFQCPCNHDQNFAYGLTFLLGPAAVLLVLGLFFSSRLWRLYTGCCLNPMKLCPRGNCFSCLRVFTSIFSGACVAPIMWLCVALLNGTFYECAVSGLDDNVVVELFCKNKTMQCREELARVPCDRSKLSSDERMELLLMFRAQSQILGWCIIIIAAITGLLGTCCTNCRSKVSYLQLTFWKRYVEKEKERFDTFAVDYATKLAERNLQSFFENKDPEPFPFPNHRAWEEISALYTFTRSEQCYSTLQQYVERKDRELMLEKRPVLDFEHGIEMH; from the exons ATGGATAACTTCCAGACTGTCCTGCGTTTCTTCATGAACCAGAAAGCCACCATCGGCTACAGCTTCATGGCTCTCCTGACTATAGGTGGGGAGCGAGTCTTCTCCATGGTTTCCTTCCAGTGCCCGTGCAACCACGACCAGAACTTCGCCTACGGGCTGACTTTCCTGCTGGGCCCGGCGGCGGTGCTGCTGGTTTTGGGTCTCTTCTTCAGCTCCAGGCTGTGGAGGCTCTACACCGGCTGCTGCCTCAACCCCATGAAGCTGTGCCCCCGCGGGAACTGCTTCAGCTGCCTCAGGGTGTTCACGAGCATCTTCTCCGGAGCTTGCGTTGCTCCTATAATGTGGCTCTGCGTGGCGTTGCTCAATGGGACCTTTTATGAGTGTGCCGTCAGTGGTCTCGATGATAACGTGGTGGTGGAGCTGTTCTGTAAAAACAAGACCATGCAGTGTCGGGAGGAGCTGGCCCGAGTGCCCTGTGACCGGTCCAAGCTGTCCAGTGATGAGCGcatggagctgctgctgatgttcaGGGCCCAGTCACAG aTCCTGGGCTGgtgtattatcattattgctGCCATCACAGGCCTCCTGGGTACCTGCTGCACAAACTGTCGCTCCAAAGTCAGCTACCTGCAGCTCACGTTCTGGAAACGCTACgtggagaaagagaaggagcgCTTTGACACCTTCGCCGTGGACTACGCCACCAAACTGGCCGAGAGAAACCTGCAGAGCTTCTTTGAGAACAAGGACCCCGAGCCGTTCCCTTTCCCCAACCACAGGGCGTGGGAGGAGATCTCTGCTCTCTACACCTTCACCAGGAGCGAGCAGTGTTACAGCACCCTGCAGCAGTACGTGGAGAGGAAAGACAGGGAGTTAATGCTAGAGAAGAGACCCGTGTTGGACTTCGAGCATGGAATAGAGATGCATTGA